From Streptomyces sp. NBC_00102:
ACGTGGCGGGCCCAGCCGGGACGCCCAGTCCGCGTGTCCCGGGGAGCGGTTGACGTTTTCCTTGCCAGTGAGACGGTCCAGAGAGACGGTGAACGCGTCATGAGCGAGACCACACTCCGCGAACTGCGAGTCGAGGTGCTGGCCGCCAACCTGAGGATTCCCCAGGCCGGCCTGGCAACACTGACCTGGGGAAACGTCAGCGGGGTGGACCGTGAGGCGGGGGTCTTCGTCATCAAGCCCTCCGGCGTCTCCTACGACGAACTCACCGAGGACGACCTCGTGGTGGTCTCGCTGGAGGACGGCGGCGTGGTGGAGGGACGGCTGCGGCCGTCCACCGACACCGAGACCCACCGCTGTCTCTACCGGGCGTTCCCCTCCATCGGCGGCGTGACCCATACGCACTCCGAACACGCCGTCGCCTTCGCCCAGGCGCGCGTGCCCATACCCGTGCTGGGCACGACCCACGCCGACACCTTCAACGGGCCCGTCCCCGTCACCTCGGACCTCACCGCCGAACAGTGCGCCAAGGACTACGAGTACAACACCGGCCAGGTCATCGTCACCATGCTGGAAGGCGACGACCGCCGCGCCCGCGAGGTGCCGGGCGCGCTCGTCTCGCGCCACGGCCCGTTCACCTGGGGAGCCACCGCGACCGCGTCGCTGGAGAACGCGATCGTCTGCGAGGCGGTGGCCCGGATGGCGCTGCACACCCACACCCTCCGGCCGGCCGGCGCCACACCTCCGCCCCGGCACCTCCTGGACCGTCATTTCACCCGCAAGCACGGGCCGGACGCCTACTACGGCAACCCCTGACCGCCGTCCGAAGGGGGCGGCCCCGGTCCGGCGGACGCCGCCGGACCGGGGCCGTGCCGTCACACGAAGCGCCACAGGTGGTCGTCCGTTCCGTTGTCGTCCCACTGCACGAGCTGCGCGCCCTGGGTGATCGACGCGTCGAGGACACCAAGGACCCGGCCGCCGTTGGCGTTGCGGATGCGGAAGTAGCCGGCCGAGCCGTACCGCAGCTGCCACAGATGGTCGGTGGTCCCGTTGTCGTCCCACTGGAGGACCCGGGCCCCGGCCGCCTGTGAGGAGCCCTCGACCCCGAGGACCTTGCCGCTGTGGAGGTTGCGCAGCCGGAACCGCCCGGCCGTGTCCCGTACGGCGAGCCAGAGATGGTCGTCGGTGCCGGTGTCGCTCCACTGGATCGCGAGCCCGCCGTTCGCGGTGGACATGCCGCTGACGCCCAGCAGCAGCCCGCTGCGCAGGTTCTGGATGCGGTGGTAGCCGCTGGGCACGAACCACCAGGCGTTGTCGGCGCCGCCGTTGTCGCTGTCCTGGACGGCCCGGGCTCCCGCCGCGGTGGAACCCGCCCTGATGCCGAGGACCTTCCCGCTGTGGGAGTTGCGCAGACGGTGCGTACCGTCGCCGGTGTCGAGCGGGGTCCAGAGGTGGTCGGCCGTGCCCGAGTCGCTCCACTGCAGCACGTCCGCGTCGTCCGCGGTCGACATGTCGCGCACGCCCAGCACCTTGGCGCTGTTGGCGTTGCGGAGCTTGAGCGCGCCACCGTCCGCGACCAACTGCCAGTCGTGGTCGGCGGTGCCGCTGTCGTCCCACTGGAGCGCCACGCCGCCGTCGGCCGTCGACATGTCCTGGATTCCGAGGACGAGACCGCTCTGGGCGTTGACCAGCCGGAAGCCGGAGACACCGGCCTTGCCGTCGGCGTCCCAGTACACGCTCGCGTTCTGGTGGTGGTTGTCGTAGAAGGGGATGAGGCTGACGGAGGCGCCGTTCGCCTGGGCGGTGAACGTCAGGGGCGTCGTGGTCGCGGCGATCGAGGCTGTCGTGAGCACGGGGAGCACGCCCCCGAGCGCGGTGCTGCCGAACGCGCCGCTGAGTACCACCGGACCGTAGGAGACCGCCTGCACCTGGGGCCGGTCGGGGGTGCCGCTGAGCGCGAGCCGCATGGGGAAACGCAGGGTGACGGTGTCGCCGGAAGCCCAGGTGCGGTCCAGCGTGGCATAACTGCCAGGTGTCAGGGTCAGGTTCTGGGCAGTGCCGTTGACGCTGACGGAGGCGCCCGTGGTCCAGCCGGGGACGCGCACCCGCAGGGACCAGCGGCCCGCGGCGCCCGTCACCTTCAGCACCGTGGTGTCGGACGCGGGGAACGTGGTGGTCTGGGTGACCGTGACACCGCGCTCGGCCCAGGTCAGGACCGAGGGGACGAAGAGGTTCACCCAGAGACCTGCCGCGTCGGAGAAGTACACCGAGTCCATGAGCTTGGTATGGGTCTCCAAGCCCGTCCCCTGGCAGCAGGTGAAGGTGTCGTAGTCCCGGCTGTA
This genomic window contains:
- the araD gene encoding L-ribulose-5-phosphate 4-epimerase AraD, with product MSETTLRELRVEVLAANLRIPQAGLATLTWGNVSGVDREAGVFVIKPSGVSYDELTEDDLVVVSLEDGGVVEGRLRPSTDTETHRCLYRAFPSIGGVTHTHSEHAVAFAQARVPIPVLGTTHADTFNGPVPVTSDLTAEQCAKDYEYNTGQVIVTMLEGDDRRAREVPGALVSRHGPFTWGATATASLENAIVCEAVARMALHTHTLRPAGATPPPRHLLDRHFTRKHGPDAYYGNP
- a CDS encoding beta-L-arabinofuranosidase domain-containing protein, with product PYYCVHKTLAGLLDAWRLTGLTQARDVLLALAGWVDVRTGRLTAAQMQTTMKTEFGGMNAVLTDLYQQTGDSRWLTVARRFDHAAVIDPLAAGTDSLDGLHANTQIPKIVGSAREYKATGTTRYRDIAVNFWNIVTTNHSYVIGGNSVGEFFKAPGAVGQYLTDNTCESCNTYNMLKLTRELFTLDPTRAAYADYYERALTNQLVGQQDPADPHGHVCYFTPLNPGGRRTYSRDYDTFTCCQGTGLETHTKLMDSVYFSDAAGLWVNLFVPSVLTWAERGVTVTQTTTFPASDTTVLKVTGAAGRWSLRVRVPGWTTGASVSVNGTAQNLTLTPGSYATLDRTWASGDTVTLRFPMRLALSGTPDRPQVQAVSYGPVVLSGAFGSTALGGVLPVLTTASIAATTTPLTFTAQANGASVSLIPFYDNHHQNASVYWDADGKAGVSGFRLVNAQSGLVLGIQDMSTADGGVALQWDDSGTADHDWQLVADGGALKLRNANSAKVLGVRDMSTADDADVLQWSDSGTADHLWTPLDTGDGTHRLRNSHSGKVLGIRAGSTAAGARAVQDSDNGGADNAWWFVPSGYHRIQNLRSGLLLGVSGMSTANGGLAIQWSDTGTDDHLWLAVRDTAGRFRLRNLHSGKVLGVEGSSQAAGARVLQWDDNGTTDHLWQLRYGSAGYFRIRNANGGRVLGVLDASITQGAQLVQWDDNGTDDHLWRFV